One Halovivax ruber XH-70 genomic region harbors:
- a CDS encoding RsmB/NOP family class I SAM-dependent RNA methyltransferase has translation MEPFERYRPIIDDFEAFLAACERPLGSAVRVNTIKATPEQAMAALDVESVGYEQADWDPRVLRLETDSPGSTWASFHGFTHGQEEVSVIPPLVLDPEPGERVWDACAAPGSKATQLAALIDDRGTVVANDNNLGRLSALRFNAERLGATSLAVTNDDARNYSLQPFDFDEFDRALVDVPCSCEGTIRKNPDALDEWSMGHVRSIAGIQTGILRRAVQATRTGGTVVYSTCTFAPEENEAVVDRVLAREDCEVVPFDLALEHDSGLTEWDEETYDPSLAEAARIYPHQNDTGGFFVAKLEVTG, from the coding sequence ATGGAGCCGTTCGAGCGGTACCGGCCGATCATCGACGACTTCGAGGCGTTCCTCGCGGCGTGTGAGCGACCGCTCGGCAGCGCTGTCAGGGTCAACACGATCAAGGCGACACCCGAGCAGGCGATGGCGGCGCTCGATGTCGAATCCGTGGGCTACGAGCAAGCCGACTGGGACCCGCGCGTACTCCGTCTCGAGACCGATTCACCTGGTTCGACGTGGGCGTCGTTCCACGGGTTCACGCACGGCCAGGAGGAGGTGTCCGTGATCCCGCCGCTCGTTCTGGACCCGGAGCCGGGCGAGCGCGTCTGGGACGCCTGTGCCGCGCCCGGGAGCAAGGCGACACAGCTCGCCGCGCTGATCGACGACCGCGGAACCGTCGTGGCCAACGACAACAACCTCGGACGCCTCTCTGCGCTCCGATTCAACGCCGAGCGCCTCGGTGCGACGTCGCTCGCGGTCACGAACGACGATGCGCGGAACTACTCCCTGCAGCCGTTCGACTTCGACGAGTTCGACCGGGCCCTCGTCGACGTTCCCTGCTCCTGTGAGGGGACGATTCGGAAGAACCCGGACGCGTTAGACGAGTGGTCGATGGGCCACGTCCGCTCGATCGCCGGGATCCAGACCGGCATCCTCCGGCGGGCCGTGCAGGCGACCCGCACCGGCGGGACGGTCGTGTACTCGACGTGCACCTTCGCCCCCGAGGAGAACGAGGCGGTCGTCGACCGCGTGCTCGCACGCGAAGACTGTGAGGTCGTTCCGTTCGACCTCGCGCTCGAGCACGACTCCGGTCTCACCGAGTGGGACGAGGAGACCTACGATCCGTCGCTCGCCGAGGCGGCCCGGATCTACCCCCACCAGAACGACACCGGCGGCTTCTTCGTCGCGAAACTGGAGGTGACCGGCTGA
- a CDS encoding aldo/keto reductase, translated as MTTDPTDIEPTDCPTTDGMPRLGLGTWENTDPDECATSVETALNMGYRHIDTAQAYGNESAVGDGIERANVDRDEIFLATKVWIDNLAPEDVKRTARESLDDLGVDTVDLLYIHWPAREYDPEATLAAFDELVDDGVTRHVGVSNFLPHQLEEAAELLDAPIFAHQYEMHPFLQQQEVLDTCDELDINVVAYSPLARGHVFDEDELTNIADDHGVSAAQVSLAWLRETGVTAIPKATGRDHIADNWASLDLSLSADEVARIDELDRGEREVDPGFGPWNQH; from the coding sequence ATGACAACCGACCCAACTGACATCGAGCCGACGGACTGTCCGACGACAGACGGAATGCCCCGCCTCGGACTCGGTACCTGGGAGAACACGGACCCTGACGAGTGTGCAACCAGCGTCGAAACGGCGCTCAACATGGGCTACCGCCACATCGACACGGCCCAGGCCTACGGCAACGAGTCGGCCGTCGGTGACGGCATCGAGCGAGCCAACGTCGATCGGGACGAGATCTTCCTCGCGACGAAGGTCTGGATCGACAACCTGGCTCCAGAAGACGTGAAACGGACGGCTCGCGAAAGTCTCGACGATCTCGGCGTCGATACCGTCGACCTGCTGTACATTCACTGGCCAGCCCGCGAGTACGACCCCGAGGCGACGCTGGCCGCGTTCGACGAACTCGTCGACGACGGCGTGACACGACACGTCGGCGTCAGTAACTTCCTTCCCCACCAGCTAGAGGAGGCAGCCGAATTGCTCGACGCGCCCATCTTCGCCCACCAGTACGAGATGCACCCGTTCCTCCAACAACAGGAGGTGCTCGACACCTGCGACGAACTCGACATCAACGTCGTCGCCTACTCGCCGCTCGCCCGCGGACACGTCTTCGACGAGGACGAACTCACCAATATCGCCGACGACCACGGCGTGTCGGCCGCACAGGTGAGCCTCGCCTGGCTCCGCGAGACGGGCGTGACCGCGATCCCGAAAGCGACCGGGCGCGACCACATCGCCGACAACTGGGCGTCGCTCGACCTGTCGCTCTCGGCGGACGAGGTCGCTCGCATCGACGAACTCGATCGCGGTGAGCGCGAAGTCGATCCAGGTTTCGGTCCCTGGAACCAGCACTGA
- a CDS encoding YqjF family protein — translation MVVPLAMGWRHLLFENWPIEPAVMDAHLPDGLAPDVYDGSAWLSIVPFTNVAVRPRGVPESLGIRLPEINVRTYVTHARVPSVYFFSLDAQGIASVLGARIFHHLPYFYARISLDRNDDRIRFRSRRHHPGARPARYAGTYRPTGDPFSAPEEPFADFLVERYRFYTEAQDESLRYTDVEHEPWTLYPAEATIDWNTLFSAHGFETPEVEPSHYYSPGLDVIASRSNSV, via the coding sequence ATGGTCGTTCCGCTGGCGATGGGGTGGCGCCACTTGCTGTTCGAGAACTGGCCGATCGAACCGGCCGTGATGGACGCCCATCTCCCCGACGGTTTGGCACCCGACGTGTACGATGGCTCGGCGTGGCTCTCGATCGTGCCGTTCACCAACGTCGCCGTGCGCCCTAGGGGCGTTCCCGAGTCGCTCGGGATCCGATTGCCGGAGATAAACGTCAGGACGTACGTCACGCACGCCCGCGTTCCGAGCGTCTACTTCTTCAGCCTCGACGCACAGGGCATCGCGAGCGTCCTCGGAGCACGCATCTTCCATCACCTGCCGTACTTTTACGCGCGCATTTCGCTGGACCGGAACGACGATCGAATCAGGTTCCGGAGTCGCCGGCACCATCCCGGGGCTCGCCCTGCCCGATACGCGGGAACGTACCGGCCGACGGGTGATCCGTTCTCGGCACCCGAGGAGCCGTTCGCCGACTTTCTGGTCGAGCGCTACCGTTTCTACACCGAGGCCCAGGACGAGTCACTCCGCTACACGGACGTCGAACACGAGCCCTGGACGCTCTACCCGGCCGAGGCCACTATCGACTGGAACACGCTGTTTTCGGCGCACGGGTTCGAGACGCCCGAGGTAGAGCCCTCACACTATTACAGTCCGGGCCTGGACGTGATCGCCTCTCGGAGTAACTCGGTGTAG
- a CDS encoding phosphoadenosine phosphosulfate reductase family protein — MASDSQITVDVDYEDGTDESPESYPDLQDKIEKAIDVTREGLEQYDNPAVMWTGGKDSTLTLYFIKEVAEKYDLDLPAAVFIDHYQHFDAIHDFVDHWADEWDLEVIYARNEDVGAYVEEHDFEPGDDIPIADLSEHNRHHVRDILEYEEDTFPFLLDTYVGNHLLKTVALNDALESHDIDGVISGVRWDEQEARADETFFSPRHDPDIYPPHDRIQPILQFDEPAVWDAFWHYVVPDTVAGFPDDGYVPQSGDDLPNGLTQDDIPVSPKYFAGFRSLGSEVSTEKSDEEPAWLQDMANTTERAGRAQDKEDLMERLRDLGYM, encoded by the coding sequence ATGGCCAGCGACTCCCAGATCACAGTCGACGTCGACTACGAAGACGGCACGGACGAATCGCCCGAGAGCTATCCCGACCTGCAGGACAAGATCGAGAAGGCGATCGACGTCACTCGTGAGGGCCTCGAACAGTACGACAACCCCGCCGTGATGTGGACCGGCGGCAAAGACTCGACGCTCACGCTGTACTTCATCAAGGAGGTCGCCGAGAAGTACGACCTCGACCTGCCGGCGGCGGTCTTCATCGACCACTACCAGCACTTCGACGCCATCCACGACTTCGTCGACCACTGGGCCGACGAGTGGGACCTCGAGGTCATCTACGCGCGCAACGAGGACGTCGGTGCGTACGTCGAGGAACACGATTTCGAACCTGGCGACGACATTCCGATCGCCGATCTCTCGGAGCACAACCGCCACCACGTCCGCGACATCCTGGAGTACGAGGAGGACACCTTCCCCTTCCTGCTCGACACCTACGTGGGCAACCACCTGCTAAAGACGGTCGCGCTCAATGACGCCCTCGAATCCCACGACATCGACGGCGTCATCTCCGGCGTCCGCTGGGACGAACAGGAAGCCCGCGCCGACGAGACGTTCTTCTCGCCGCGTCACGACCCCGACATCTACCCACCACACGACCGCATCCAGCCCATCCTGCAGTTCGACGAACCCGCCGTCTGGGACGCCTTCTGGCACTACGTCGTCCCCGACACCGTGGCCGGCTTCCCCGACGACGGCTACGTCCCCCAGAGCGGTGACGACCTGCCCAACGGCCTCACCCAGGACGACATCCCCGTCTCGCCCAAGTACTTCGCCGGCTTCCGCTCACTCGGCAGCGAAGTCAGTACCGAGAAATCCGACGAAGAACCCGCCTGGCTGCAGGACATGGCCAACACGACCGAGCGCGCGGGCCGCGCCCAGGACAAAGAGGACCTGATGGAGCGCCTGCGTGACCTCGGGTACATGTAG
- a CDS encoding aminotransferase-like domain-containing protein, producing MHDEEPAGTDLLTPQARSTLESSGYGSWREIAKADAVSLAFGFPFPESFPTDELAHSVEVVFDAEGPQALQYGGGEYATRLESFVREREAARGIDPVETSVLLTNGATHAIDSICRAFLEPGDVVAVERPTFMGSISVFENFGVEIDGLAVDDEGIDVDALADRLETRRAAGEPTPTLLYTISDFQNPTGATLSLDRRKRLLALADEYDFVIVEDGAYTDLRFDGESVPPLAALDDSGRVIRVGSFAKTIAPGVRLGWLVAPEPIRDAIDALAAGGTNTFTRSVVGHYCDAGHFDDLLPALREAYATRRDRLLDALERHLPPEATWTEPDGGFFVWIELADTVDTDELLDDAIDAGVTYLPGSMFYPDDGGTNALRLSFSYADPDDFDGAIASLADVAADQS from the coding sequence ATGCACGACGAAGAACCCGCCGGGACGGACCTGCTCACACCGCAGGCCCGGTCGACACTCGAGAGTTCCGGATACGGGAGCTGGCGCGAGATCGCCAAGGCCGATGCGGTCTCGCTCGCGTTTGGCTTTCCGTTCCCAGAATCGTTTCCGACCGACGAGCTGGCCCACTCCGTCGAAGTGGTCTTCGACGCCGAAGGCCCACAGGCACTCCAGTACGGCGGTGGCGAGTACGCGACGCGATTGGAATCGTTCGTTCGCGAACGCGAAGCGGCGCGCGGGATCGACCCCGTGGAGACGAGCGTCCTCCTGACCAACGGCGCCACCCACGCTATCGACAGCATCTGCCGGGCGTTCCTCGAACCGGGTGACGTCGTCGCCGTCGAACGCCCCACGTTCATGGGGTCGATCAGCGTCTTCGAAAACTTCGGCGTCGAGATCGACGGGCTCGCCGTCGACGATGAGGGGATCGACGTCGACGCCCTCGCGGATCGACTGGAAACCAGACGGGCGGCGGGCGAGCCCACACCCACACTCCTCTACACGATTTCCGACTTCCAGAACCCGACCGGCGCGACGCTCTCACTCGATCGCCGGAAGCGCCTGCTCGCCCTCGCCGACGAGTACGACTTCGTCATCGTCGAGGACGGCGCGTACACCGACCTCAGATTCGACGGCGAGTCGGTCCCGCCGCTGGCCGCACTCGACGACTCGGGGCGGGTGATCCGCGTCGGCTCGTTCGCGAAGACGATCGCCCCGGGCGTCCGCCTCGGCTGGCTCGTCGCCCCCGAGCCGATCCGCGACGCGATCGACGCCCTCGCCGCCGGCGGGACGAACACCTTCACCCGGAGCGTCGTCGGCCACTACTGCGACGCCGGCCACTTCGACGACTTGCTCCCCGCGCTGCGCGAAGCGTACGCCACGCGTCGCGACCGATTGCTCGACGCGCTCGAACGCCACCTACCGCCCGAAGCCACCTGGACCGAACCCGACGGCGGCTTCTTCGTCTGGATCGAACTCGCCGACACCGTCGACACCGACGAGTTGCTCGACGACGCGATCGACGCCGGCGTGACCTACCTCCCGGGATCGATGTTCTACCCCGACGACGGCGGGACGAACGCCCTCCGACTCTCCTTTTCCTACGCCGATCCGGACGACTTCGACGGGGCCATCGCCTCGCTCGCGGACGTCGCGGCAGATCAGTCGTAG
- a CDS encoding GNAT family N-acetyltransferase, with translation MEFVVREAVDDDAPNIRDVHRASIEGLAAQAYTDAQIAAWAHDRDPEQYPIDAAETYFLVAEREAQVVGFGWMKPDADDYFQTAINGEITAIYVHPTVARHGVGSRIYDELEAQAVRDGVASLGLWASRNAVPFYEAQGYTRLTDHVHEYRGETLTLVEMEKRPLR, from the coding sequence ATGGAGTTCGTCGTGCGTGAGGCGGTCGATGACGATGCGCCGAACATTCGGGACGTTCACCGCGCATCGATCGAAGGGTTGGCTGCGCAGGCGTATACCGACGCACAGATAGCGGCGTGGGCACACGACCGTGATCCGGAACAGTACCCGATCGACGCAGCGGAAACCTACTTTCTCGTCGCCGAACGCGAAGCCCAGGTCGTCGGCTTCGGCTGGATGAAACCCGATGCGGACGACTACTTTCAGACAGCAATCAACGGGGAGATCACGGCGATCTACGTCCACCCGACCGTGGCTCGTCACGGCGTCGGATCGCGCATTTACGACGAACTGGAAGCGCAGGCTGTGAGAGATGGAGTCGCTTCGCTCGGGTTGTGGGCATCACGTAACGCTGTCCCCTTCTACGAGGCGCAGGGATACACCCGGTTGACGGACCACGTCCACGAGTATCGCGGTGAGACGCTCACGCTCGTCGAAATGGAGAAACGACCACTGCGGTGA
- a CDS encoding DJ-1/PfpI/YhbO family deglycase/protease has translation MSDAATPLDGRTVGIFLAPAGSEEIEFVEPRDAITDAGATVDVLGIKSGEGQTVNKDLEESESYAIDTTFDDADPDDYDGLVVPGGTVGVDKLRADEGAVGFLREHVEGGKPAGVICHGPWVLVEAGVVDGRRLTSYPSLQTDVRNAGGEWVDEAVVVDDGLVTSRGPDDIEAFCETIVEEFGE, from the coding sequence ATGAGCGACGCAGCCACACCGCTGGACGGCCGGACGGTCGGCATCTTCCTCGCACCCGCGGGTTCGGAGGAGATCGAGTTCGTCGAGCCCAGAGACGCCATCACCGACGCCGGTGCGACGGTCGACGTCCTGGGGATCAAGTCGGGCGAGGGCCAGACCGTAAACAAGGACCTGGAAGAGAGCGAGTCCTACGCGATCGATACCACGTTCGACGACGCCGACCCCGACGACTACGACGGACTGGTGGTCCCCGGCGGCACCGTCGGAGTGGACAAACTCCGGGCGGACGAGGGTGCGGTCGGGTTCCTCCGCGAACACGTCGAGGGCGGCAAGCCTGCAGGCGTGATCTGCCACGGCCCGTGGGTGCTCGTCGAGGCCGGCGTCGTCGACGGGCGGCGACTCACCTCCTACCCCAGCCTGCAGACGGACGTCCGCAACGCCGGTGGCGAATGGGTCGACGAGGCGGTCGTCGTGGACGACGGGCTCGTGACCAGCCGCGGGCCGGACGACATCGAGGCCTTCTGCGAGACGATCGTCGAGGAGTTCGGCGAGTGA
- a CDS encoding outer membrane protein assembly factor BamB family protein codes for MGFELPGLWDIGTSNDLSTVAAVSYPIEGPGRVGVIQNGEPAWEQPLENAAAWSVDVSEDGQYIVVGCIHVDDGLERTGQPGVRVFSAAGELLWSHETEEDVLSTGVNEDSDVVVASTDDLSTFAFDLEGNSRWEHNDTPTMEQLSDDGSTIIASPPVTTLGSGDGATIWESNIGNAAGLGDPFSSSADGSRVAISTIDFELVVLEEGDSIWEQQNEAGPYYSALSEDGSTLAAMEIDNDAQSADLVGYRI; via the coding sequence GTGGGATTCGAACTGCCGGGATTATGGGATATTGGCACCTCAAACGATCTTTCTACTGTCGCTGCCGTCTCCTACCCAATTGAAGGACCAGGCAGAGTAGGCGTTATTCAAAATGGAGAGCCTGCATGGGAGCAACCGTTAGAGAACGCCGCAGCCTGGTCGGTCGATGTTTCAGAGGATGGCCAGTACATTGTGGTGGGCTGCATACACGTTGATGACGGGTTAGAGAGAACTGGCCAACCAGGGGTGCGAGTCTTCTCGGCTGCTGGTGAACTGCTCTGGAGTCACGAAACCGAGGAAGACGTACTGAGTACAGGTGTCAACGAAGACTCGGATGTGGTCGTAGCTAGCACAGACGATTTATCCACGTTTGCCTTCGATCTAGAAGGCAATTCACGGTGGGAACACAACGACACACCAACGATGGAACAGTTATCTGACGATGGGTCAACTATCATCGCCAGCCCACCAGTAACCACGCTCGGTTCGGGTGACGGAGCAACAATCTGGGAGAGCAATATAGGGAATGCTGCTGGACTCGGCGATCCCTTTTCCAGTTCTGCTGATGGCAGTCGAGTAGCCATTTCGACGATCGATTTTGAACTAGTAGTACTCGAAGAAGGTGACTCAATTTGGGAGCAACAAAACGAAGCAGGCCCGTACTATTCGGCACTCTCCGAAGATGGATCGACGCTGGCAGCAATGGAGATAGATAATGACGCTCAATCAGCCGATCTCGTTGGGTATCGGATTTGA
- a CDS encoding CPBP family intramembrane glutamic endopeptidase — translation MTVAAAPVIAAALLSVAFVVLHAYFRSSDETEQDDRIAEFGAKTPQERCVKIVVAFSGPLILIVLGTIVGVLVWGLSLETVGLYGNPVREFAIGLVVAPVIVVFAEALGTFLKYLGQESSGNSSEVLGVKTLSGLGWMLGAITVQASAEEVYFRAALVGAPAALFSVSAWAFVVPVAVLFGLLHFDGGIGKILYTSIMGIIFGSVFVVGGILAAVVAHVLHNQWSVIDDYREESSTS, via the coding sequence ATGACTGTCGCTGCCGCACCTGTGATTGCTGCTGCGCTACTGAGTGTTGCTTTCGTTGTGTTGCATGCCTATTTTCGTTCCAGTGATGAGACTGAACAGGATGACCGCATTGCGGAATTTGGGGCCAAGACACCGCAGGAGAGATGTGTCAAAATAGTGGTTGCCTTTAGCGGACCGTTGATCCTAATCGTACTTGGGACGATTGTCGGCGTGCTTGTGTGGGGTCTTTCGCTCGAAACCGTGGGTCTCTATGGGAATCCGGTTCGTGAATTCGCGATTGGTCTGGTCGTCGCTCCTGTAATAGTGGTGTTCGCAGAGGCTCTGGGAACGTTTCTCAAGTACCTCGGGCAGGAGTCCTCAGGGAACAGTTCGGAAGTCTTGGGCGTGAAGACGCTTTCTGGACTCGGCTGGATGCTCGGAGCAATCACGGTCCAGGCATCTGCCGAGGAAGTGTACTTTCGTGCTGCCCTTGTCGGCGCGCCAGCGGCACTGTTCTCAGTGTCTGCCTGGGCCTTCGTGGTTCCAGTCGCAGTGTTGTTCGGCCTTCTTCACTTTGACGGCGGGATAGGAAAAATACTTTATACGTCGATTATGGGTATCATCTTTGGTTCCGTGTTCGTCGTCGGTGGTATCCTCGCCGCGGTGGTCGCCCACGTCCTCCACAATCAATGGAGTGTGATTGATGATTACCGTGAGGAGTCATCGACCTCGTGA
- a CDS encoding TetR/AcrR family transcriptional regulator — MGDTRVEILEAAVDILIESGYDALTTEAIADRLEISHSGVHYHFETKDDLLIALIEEYLTDQLEAKVAFDGPPEKQLPKLLEFRIRGAKTIQQLEIPPPSIQLLAATGGSDDALRQALDTLFEAYVAELTATIRDGVESGVFDTEAPERTAWTLAGLIEGAEVRASHDGSPAPFVWGIEAYVLPALYVDESPTLNVEVDDG, encoded by the coding sequence ATGGGCGACACACGGGTGGAGATACTGGAAGCAGCGGTTGACATACTCATCGAATCAGGGTACGATGCGTTGACGACGGAGGCAATTGCAGACCGATTAGAGATATCGCACTCCGGGGTGCACTATCATTTCGAGACGAAAGACGATTTGCTGATTGCGTTGATAGAGGAGTACCTGACCGACCAACTCGAAGCAAAGGTGGCGTTTGACGGACCACCAGAAAAGCAACTTCCCAAGCTGCTCGAATTCAGAATTCGGGGCGCCAAGACAATTCAACAACTCGAAATACCGCCGCCGAGCATCCAGTTGTTAGCAGCGACAGGTGGGAGTGACGATGCACTTCGCCAGGCTCTCGACACACTCTTCGAAGCCTACGTTGCGGAACTTACGGCGACCATCCGGGACGGTGTCGAGTCTGGTGTCTTCGACACAGAAGCGCCCGAGCGAACCGCCTGGACGCTGGCAGGACTGATAGAGGGGGCAGAGGTCCGGGCCAGTCACGATGGCTCACCAGCACCGTTCGTGTGGGGAATCGAAGCGTACGTCCTCCCGGCGCTGTACGTCGACGAGTCGCCGACACTCAACGTTGAGGTGGATGACGGATGA
- a CDS encoding DUF7110 family protein: MSTEESGHVYRLHSTLELPLEELHDHLDEATYPDGIADVELTRRNNTLILKADAEDESVSKYTPSAQLKASVVENRVYEEDPEERRNAFRWEDDEEEEIESELVEYAAFKGDRETVLQNSLLQYEMFQVLCDIAQQSEKGTLTAISDHDGDLEATRIVDSEVRPADVEVVEGPRDSTGQSGGVNWRDNKFISD; encoded by the coding sequence ATGTCAACAGAGGAATCCGGCCACGTCTATCGTCTCCACTCGACGCTCGAATTGCCCCTCGAGGAGCTGCACGATCACCTCGACGAAGCAACCTACCCCGACGGGATCGCCGACGTCGAACTCACGCGGCGTAACAACACGCTCATCCTCAAGGCGGACGCCGAGGACGAGAGCGTGAGCAAGTACACGCCGTCGGCCCAGCTCAAAGCCAGCGTGGTAGAGAACCGGGTCTACGAGGAGGATCCCGAAGAGCGCCGGAACGCCTTCCGCTGGGAGGACGACGAGGAAGAGGAGATCGAGTCCGAACTCGTCGAGTACGCGGCGTTCAAGGGCGATCGCGAGACCGTCCTCCAGAACTCCCTCCTCCAGTACGAGATGTTCCAGGTCCTCTGTGACATCGCCCAGCAGTCCGAGAAGGGCACCCTGACGGCCATCTCCGACCACGACGGAGATCTCGAGGCCACCCGGATCGTCGACAGCGAGGTCCGCCCGGCGGACGTCGAAGTCGTCGAAGGCCCCCGCGACAGCACGGGTCAGTCCGGCGGCGTCAACTGGCGCGACAACAAGTTCATCAGCGACTGA
- a CDS encoding glutaredoxin family protein has protein sequence MDFPPNQGLDQDEVTEQVETVLAENEVVLFMKGTELMPQCGYSRKALGLLSEHCDDIETVDVLQSLDEYRQALEAHSGWETIPQTYVDGEFVGGSDILEELHERGELAETVNAA, from the coding sequence ATGGACTTCCCACCGAATCAGGGACTCGATCAGGACGAGGTCACGGAACAGGTCGAGACGGTGCTCGCGGAGAACGAGGTCGTCCTCTTCATGAAGGGGACGGAACTCATGCCCCAGTGTGGGTACTCCCGGAAGGCACTGGGACTTCTCTCGGAGCACTGCGACGACATCGAGACCGTCGACGTGCTCCAGTCGTTAGACGAGTACCGACAGGCGCTCGAAGCCCACAGCGGCTGGGAGACGATCCCGCAGACGTACGTCGATGGCGAGTTCGTCGGCGGGAGCGACATCCTGGAGGAACTGCACGAACGCGGCGAGCTGGCCGAGACGGTCAACGCGGCGTAG
- a CDS encoding DUF5694 domain-containing protein has product MAATPPEPRNHAWPDCTSEQIPVLLLGTYHMDNPGLDEANVEADDVLSDQRQSELSDLTERLAEWNPTRVAVERPYDRSDDVNALYREYRSGDRSYSEVENFDPPHPYRDGLDTECRSEVVQIGFRLAELLGLDRIHPVDYPMRLANDDAAELEQQGFEPGRKTTSTVPDSETVEREQTERLAESTLVEYHRWINQENQLRFNHEGMFEQLIPFGTGDNFGGPKMLTTWFDRNLRIVHNLWRAVQSDGDRILLVIGSGHIRILRYLLDESPMFCPKSALQCL; this is encoded by the coding sequence ATGGCGGCTACTCCTCCAGAACCACGGAACCACGCATGGCCCGACTGTACGTCAGAGCAAATCCCTGTCCTCCTCCTCGGAACATATCACATGGACAATCCGGGATTGGACGAAGCAAACGTTGAGGCTGATGACGTGCTTTCGGACCAGCGCCAGTCAGAACTGTCTGACCTCACCGAGAGACTAGCGGAGTGGAACCCCACCAGAGTCGCTGTCGAGCGTCCATATGACCGGAGCGATGACGTAAATGCGTTGTATCGAGAGTATCGTTCAGGGGACCGTTCATATTCGGAAGTAGAAAATTTCGACCCTCCACACCCATACCGCGATGGATTGGATACGGAATGCCGAAGCGAAGTCGTCCAAATCGGGTTTCGACTCGCTGAGCTGTTAGGCCTCGATCGCATTCATCCGGTCGATTACCCGATGAGGCTGGCAAACGACGATGCAGCGGAACTCGAACAACAGGGCTTCGAACCCGGCCGAAAGACAACATCCACCGTCCCCGACTCCGAAACCGTCGAGAGAGAACAGACTGAGCGGTTGGCCGAATCGACGCTTGTCGAATACCACCGCTGGATAAATCAGGAAAACCAACTCCGGTTCAATCACGAGGGAATGTTTGAACAGCTTATCCCGTTCGGTACCGGCGATAACTTTGGCGGGCCGAAGATGCTTACAACGTGGTTCGACCGGAATCTACGAATAGTACACAACCTCTGGCGAGCGGTTCAGTCAGACGGTGACCGAATTCTCCTCGTCATCGGGTCTGGCCACATTCGGATCCTTCGGTACCTCCTTGATGAATCGCCAATGTTCTGTCCGAAGAGCGCACTACAATGCTTGTAG
- a CDS encoding bifunctional 4-hydroxy-2-oxoglutarate aldolase/2-dehydro-3-deoxy-phosphogluconate aldolase, producing MTVDVSGDHSGDEPLATIVGSGVVAVLRGVDRESVVPVAKALVAGGVLGIEITADDPGAAEKVTRLRAELAETEAVIGAGTVLDAATASAVVDAGASFVVTPHTAPEVVRTCNRRDVLSMCGVMTPTEAVTAMEAGADVLKVFPASSVGLGHLSALAGPLGDVKLIPTGGVTLQNTADYIDAGACAIGVGGDLVDGNAIDSGDFDALERRAEKFVAEVADARGE from the coding sequence ATGACTGTTGATGTATCTGGGGATCACAGCGGGGACGAACCGCTCGCCACCATCGTCGGCAGCGGCGTCGTCGCCGTGCTCCGCGGGGTCGATCGTGAGTCCGTCGTTCCGGTCGCGAAGGCGCTCGTGGCTGGCGGCGTGCTGGGGATCGAGATTACGGCCGACGACCCCGGTGCGGCCGAGAAGGTCACACGGCTCCGTGCGGAACTGGCCGAGACGGAGGCGGTGATCGGTGCGGGGACAGTTCTCGACGCGGCGACGGCAAGCGCCGTCGTCGACGCCGGGGCCTCGTTCGTCGTCACGCCCCATACCGCGCCCGAGGTCGTGCGGACGTGCAACCGTCGCGACGTGCTCTCGATGTGCGGCGTCATGACGCCGACGGAGGCCGTGACGGCGATGGAGGCCGGTGCGGACGTCCTGAAAGTCTTTCCCGCCAGCAGCGTGGGACTTGGCCACCTCTCCGCGCTCGCCGGCCCGCTCGGCGATGTGAAGTTGATCCCCACCGGCGGCGTTACGTTGCAGAACACGGCTGACTACATCGACGCTGGCGCGTGTGCGATCGGTGTCGGGGGTGATCTGGTAGACGGGAACGCGATCGACTCCGGCGACTTCGATGCGCTGGAACGGCGCGCCGAGAAATTCGTCGCCGAAGTCGCGGACGCTCGCGGGGAGTAG